A portion of the Streptococcus urinalis 2285-97 genome contains these proteins:
- a CDS encoding zinc-binding dehydrogenase codes for MKAVQVKKPGGAEVLELVNLPKPVLKKGWSLVKVLGFGVNRSEVFTRQGYSPSVVFPRVLGIECVGIIEESSDESYFKKGQLIISIMGEMGRDYDGSYAEYVLIPNQSIYPIKTSLSLEKLVSLPESYYTAFGSMKQLQIKENDRILVRSGASGLGIAFLKLVKALDISVEITASVRHERKVNQLKEAGFDKVILEKNCQLETQETYDKLLDLVGPKVIDDNLKHLSENGIICIVGLLGGQWDLENFDPIMSLKNRTYLTAFYSGMVTKAELLEMLTFIENQKVDIPKPKIYSLDQIQEAHQFIEGTDAFGKAIVLLEDNRG; via the coding sequence ATGAAAGCTGTACAAGTTAAAAAACCAGGTGGTGCTGAAGTATTAGAATTAGTTAACTTACCAAAGCCAGTCCTAAAAAAAGGATGGTCATTAGTAAAAGTATTAGGATTTGGAGTTAATCGATCTGAAGTTTTTACCAGACAAGGTTACTCACCAAGTGTCGTTTTTCCTAGAGTTTTAGGGATTGAATGTGTAGGAATAATCGAAGAAAGCTCTGATGAGAGTTACTTTAAAAAGGGGCAACTAATCATTTCAATCATGGGAGAAATGGGACGGGATTATGATGGGTCATATGCAGAGTATGTTTTAATCCCAAATCAGTCAATTTATCCAATTAAAACTAGTCTCAGTTTGGAAAAATTAGTCTCTTTACCCGAATCTTATTACACTGCTTTTGGTTCTATGAAACAATTACAAATTAAAGAAAATGATCGTATTTTAGTTAGATCTGGTGCTTCTGGTTTAGGAATTGCATTCTTAAAATTGGTGAAAGCATTAGATATCTCGGTTGAAATAACAGCAAGTGTTCGTCATGAAAGGAAAGTCAATCAGTTAAAAGAAGCTGGATTTGATAAGGTTATCTTAGAAAAAAATTGTCAATTAGAGACACAAGAAACTTATGATAAACTATTAGATTTAGTTGGACCTAAAGTCATTGATGACAATTTAAAACATCTCTCTGAAAATGGTATTATCTGTATTGTTGGATTATTAGGGGGACAATGGGATTTAGAAAATTTTGATCCTATTATGAGTTTAAAAAATAGAACTTATTTAACTGCCTTTTATTCGGGAATGGTTACTAAAGCTGAACTTTTAGAAATGTTGACTTTCATAGAAAATCAAAAAGTTGACATACCAAAACCTAAAATTTATTCACTAGATCAGATTCAAGAAGCTCATCAATTTATTGAAGGGACAGATGCTTTTGGTAAAGCAATTGTTTTATTGGAGGATAATAGAGGATAA
- a CDS encoding MarR family winged helix-turn-helix transcriptional regulator encodes MDKMVKESKNYIRLFDQQISLYEHYARKNGLQGKSLQLLLWLYYNPNGITQSFLVEKTLSTKQVVNATVKSWLSKGFVTFQISPEDKRKKVIKLTHQGFEFAKSILKPLEQAEGNAQAFLKEQERKTLIKLVDKYTQALVTELEKI; translated from the coding sequence ATGGATAAAATGGTGAAAGAAAGTAAAAATTATATCAGACTTTTTGATCAACAAATCAGTCTTTATGAACACTATGCTCGAAAAAATGGGTTACAAGGTAAAAGCTTGCAATTACTTTTATGGCTTTATTACAATCCAAATGGTATTACTCAAAGTTTTTTAGTTGAAAAGACACTGTCAACAAAACAAGTTGTCAATGCTACTGTTAAATCGTGGTTAAGTAAAGGATTTGTAACGTTTCAAATCTCTCCTGAGGATAAACGTAAAAAAGTCATTAAACTAACACATCAAGGTTTTGAATTTGCAAAATCAATTTTAAAGCCTCTTGAACAAGCAGAAGGGAATGCACAAGCATTTTTAAAAGAACAAGAACGAAAAACACTCATCAAATTAGTTGATAAGTACACTCAGGCATTAGTTACTGAATTGGAGAAAATATGA
- a CDS encoding Cof-type HAD-IIB family hydrolase, with the protein MTQKIIFLDVDGTLVDYHNRIPESAKTAIKKARENGHLVYVCTGRSRAEMPQNILDIGLDGMIGGNGSYVEHHGQVVMHQMISKEDSKAIVDWLHDRGLEFYLESNNGLFASEHFRDAARPVLKTYALRKGKSEEDVKDQEAEDALHGLVYNGELYRDDLNKVSFILNDYQDHLDSKEAFPNLEAHTWGGRGETTLFGDLGVKDITKAHAIEVLLKHLNASKENTIAFGDASIDIPMLDYCQIGVAMGNGGPEILKMADMITDDVEEDGLYHAFEKLELI; encoded by the coding sequence ATGACTCAAAAAATTATCTTTTTAGATGTAGATGGTACTCTAGTCGATTATCATAACCGTATACCAGAATCAGCAAAAACGGCAATTAAAAAAGCACGCGAAAATGGCCATTTAGTTTATGTTTGTACTGGGCGAAGTCGCGCAGAAATGCCACAAAATATTTTGGATATTGGCCTTGATGGTATGATTGGAGGAAATGGTTCTTATGTGGAACATCATGGTCAAGTTGTCATGCATCAAATGATCTCAAAAGAAGATTCAAAAGCCATTGTTGATTGGCTACATGACCGTGGTCTTGAATTTTATCTTGAATCCAACAATGGTCTGTTTGCAAGTGAACATTTTAGAGATGCTGCACGTCCTGTTTTAAAAACATATGCTCTCAGAAAAGGGAAGTCAGAAGAAGACGTCAAAGATCAAGAAGCTGAAGATGCTTTACATGGTCTGGTTTACAATGGTGAACTCTATCGTGATGATTTAAATAAAGTCTCTTTCATTCTAAATGATTATCAAGATCATTTGGACTCAAAGGAAGCTTTTCCAAATCTTGAAGCTCATACTTGGGGCGGCCGTGGGGAAACAACCCTCTTCGGTGATTTAGGTGTTAAAGATATAACAAAAGCTCATGCAATTGAGGTTTTATTAAAGCATTTAAATGCTTCAAAAGAAAATACGATTGCCTTTGGCGATGCCTCTATAGATATCCCTATGCTAGACTATTGCCAAATCGGTGTTGCTATGGGAAATGGAGGACCAGAAATCCTCAAAATGGCGGATATGATTACAGATGATGTTGAAGAAGATGGTCTTTATCATGCTTTTGAAAAACTTGAGCTCATATAA